The following coding sequences are from one Methanococcoides orientis window:
- a CDS encoding response regulator produces the protein MNESSVPKILVVDDEPLNVELMEIYLSGDYEVISAYGGAEGLEKARTENVDLVLLDVMMPDVSGFDVCTALKDDPLYQFLPVVMVTALSGKDDKIKSIEAGADDFLSKPVDRLELETRVKSLIKIRQLHNSLISQRDEAQKYLDVAGVILLVLDKNQNVMLVNRKGCEILGRDEEDVLGKNWFDSFLPPEESDYTKKIFSSLLNGEIDEFEYSENSIITAEGEERIISWHNSLLMDGNGDISGILSSGEDITERKKTEVALKDYANQLEHSNELKDLFIDIIRHDLMNPAGAVKGFTDILLKRSKFEDGDLRMLKAIERTNKKLITMIESAATFAKIESVSKVRLNVMDLGEILNNVAHTLESQLNENRMSLHMSLKGSYPALVDPMIEQVFVNFLSNAIKYSPEDTCITVEIEDLGGEWKVKVMDQGFGILDEDKELVFERFKRLDKGNIKGTGLGLAIVKRVVDLHGGKVGVADNPNGEGSMFWVTLKMA, from the coding sequence ATGAATGAAAGTTCAGTTCCAAAAATACTGGTCGTCGATGATGAACCTTTGAATGTGGAGCTAATGGAGATCTATCTTTCCGGGGATTATGAGGTAATCTCTGCTTATGGTGGTGCAGAGGGACTTGAAAAGGCGAGGACTGAAAACGTCGATCTGGTACTTCTCGATGTCATGATGCCTGATGTAAGTGGGTTTGATGTATGTACGGCCCTGAAGGATGATCCTCTTTATCAGTTCCTGCCTGTAGTTATGGTAACTGCTCTTTCAGGTAAAGATGATAAAATAAAAAGTATAGAAGCAGGTGCGGACGATTTTCTTTCAAAACCAGTTGACAGGCTTGAGCTTGAGACAAGGGTCAAGTCCCTTATAAAGATAAGGCAACTGCATAATAGTCTCATCTCCCAGCGCGACGAGGCACAGAAATATCTTGATGTTGCAGGTGTCATTCTTCTAGTACTTGACAAGAACCAGAATGTGATGCTTGTCAATAGGAAGGGTTGTGAGATCCTTGGGAGGGATGAAGAGGATGTCCTTGGGAAGAATTGGTTCGATTCATTCCTGCCTCCAGAAGAATCCGATTATACGAAGAAGATATTCTCCAGTTTGCTAAATGGTGAAATTGACGAATTTGAATACTCTGAGAATTCCATAATCACTGCTGAAGGTGAAGAGCGGATAATAAGCTGGCATAATTCCCTTCTCATGGATGGAAATGGTGATATTTCGGGTATCTTAAGTTCCGGTGAAGATATCACAGAGCGCAAAAAAACAGAAGTTGCATTGAAAGATTATGCAAATCAGCTGGAGCATTCCAATGAATTGAAGGATCTTTTTATTGACATCATCCGGCATGATCTAATGAACCCTGCAGGTGCTGTAAAAGGTTTCACTGATATTCTTCTTAAAAGAAGTAAGTTTGAAGATGGTGATCTGCGTATGCTTAAGGCGATTGAGCGTACGAATAAAAAACTGATCACTATGATCGAGAGTGCTGCTACGTTCGCAAAGATCGAGTCAGTATCTAAGGTAAGGCTCAATGTTATGGACCTTGGAGAGATCCTGAACAATGTTGCGCACACCCTTGAGTCGCAGTTGAATGAAAACAGGATGAGTCTACATATGTCTCTTAAAGGATCTTATCCTGCACTTGTCGATCCGATGATCGAGCAGGTCTTTGTGAACTTCCTGTCAAATGCAATAAAGTACAGTCCTGAAGATACTTGTATCACTGTGGAAATTGAGGATCTTGGTGGGGAGTGGAAGGTAAAGGTCATGGACCAGGGCTTTGGTATCCTTGATGAGGATAAGGAACTGGTCTTTGAACGCTTTAAGAGGCTGGATAAAGGCAACATAAAAGGCACAGGATTAGGACTTGCTATTGTTAAGAGGGTCGTTGACTTGCATGGTGGTAAGGTTGGTGTTGCTGACAATCCGAATGGGGAAGGCAGCATGTTCTGGGTCACTTTAAAAATGGCATGA
- a CDS encoding sulfide-dependent adenosine diphosphate thiazole synthase encodes MKLDEVTISRAIIDEFSKVFLDYTEVDVALVGGGPANLVAAKYLAEAGLKTVIYEKKLSVGGGMWAGGMMFPRIVVQEEARHILDDFDIDYHEYEEGYYIANSVESVGKLISGATTAGTEIFNLVNVEDVMIRENDEVCGLVINWTAVEIGRLHVDPLAIRAKVVVDGTGHEAAVCNTVQRKVPGAKLGELGVVGEKPMWADVGERMLVETTKEVYPNLYVDGMAANAVAGAPRMGPVFGGMLISGKQVAELIIERLK; translated from the coding sequence ATGAAACTTGATGAGGTCACAATTTCAAGAGCGATTATAGACGAGTTCTCTAAGGTATTCCTTGATTACACAGAAGTAGATGTTGCACTTGTAGGTGGAGGGCCTGCAAATCTTGTAGCTGCAAAGTATCTTGCAGAAGCAGGCTTAAAAACAGTGATCTACGAGAAGAAGCTGTCCGTGGGTGGCGGCATGTGGGCTGGCGGGATGATGTTCCCACGTATCGTTGTTCAGGAAGAAGCACGCCATATTCTGGATGATTTTGATATTGACTATCATGAATATGAGGAAGGTTATTACATAGCCAATTCCGTTGAGTCCGTTGGTAAGCTTATAAGTGGTGCAACAACTGCAGGTACTGAGATCTTCAACCTTGTGAATGTTGAGGATGTCATGATTAGGGAAAATGATGAGGTATGTGGACTTGTCATCAATTGGACTGCAGTGGAGATCGGAAGACTTCATGTTGACCCTCTGGCAATACGTGCCAAGGTCGTGGTCGATGGTACCGGTCATGAGGCAGCTGTCTGTAACACTGTGCAGCGCAAGGTTCCTGGGGCAAAACTGGGTGAACTTGGGGTTGTTGGCGAAAAACCAATGTGGGCAGATGTTGGGGAGCGCATGCTTGTGGAAACCACAAAGGAAGTATATCCAAACCTGTATGTTGATGGAATGGCAGCCAATGCTGTAGCAGGTGCGCCACGTATGGGTCCGGTATTCGGTGGAATGCTTATTTCCGGTAAACAAGTGGCTGAGCTTATTATTGAAAGGCTCAAATAA
- a CDS encoding proteasome-activating nucleotidase: MSETIDDEPRNDNYGFHSIGNNAGDLVSGNDEDFSKYLLDRMKQLESRNTLLKEQCGQMESEKRFMESQKLKYERESQRLQTELDQLKSVPLVVANVVDVFDDDKVLIRSSTGPQFLVKASLELDEDVLVPGVRVALNQQTLAVVEVIPESDEPVVSAMEVIDSQEVDYSQIGGLDDQIREISESVELPLTRPESFVRIGISPPKGVMLYGPPGTGKTLLAKAVAHRTHATFIRVVGSELVQKYIGDGAKLVRDIFEMARKKAPAIIFIDELDAIAATRLNDTNGADREVQRTLMQLLAEMDGFDNRGDIRIIAATNRPDVLDPAIVRPGRFDRVIEIPLPDQVGREAIFRIHTDLLSIDGNVDHEKLAKLTEGASGADIGAIVMEAGMFAVRQNNDSISMSNLVEAVEKVMSSPDVITDQSLQMFS; this comes from the coding sequence ATGAGTGAAACAATAGATGATGAGCCAAGAAACGACAACTACGGCTTCCATAGTATTGGTAATAATGCCGGAGATCTCGTTTCCGGAAACGATGAGGACTTTTCTAAATATCTGCTGGATCGAATGAAGCAGCTGGAGTCTCGCAACACGCTCCTAAAAGAGCAATGTGGGCAAATGGAGTCTGAAAAGCGCTTTATGGAATCCCAGAAGCTTAAGTATGAGCGTGAGTCTCAGAGGCTTCAAACGGAACTGGATCAGTTGAAATCCGTTCCTCTGGTAGTTGCAAATGTGGTTGATGTTTTTGATGATGACAAGGTTCTTATCAGAAGCAGCACCGGTCCGCAATTTCTTGTAAAGGCTTCTTTGGAACTTGATGAGGACGTTCTGGTTCCTGGTGTCAGGGTAGCTTTGAACCAACAGACATTAGCCGTTGTAGAGGTCATTCCCGAATCCGATGAACCGGTCGTATCTGCTATGGAAGTTATCGACTCTCAGGAGGTAGATTATTCCCAGATAGGTGGTCTTGATGACCAGATACGAGAGATCAGTGAATCTGTGGAGCTTCCTCTAACAAGACCGGAATCCTTTGTGCGCATAGGCATCTCCCCTCCTAAAGGGGTAATGCTTTATGGTCCTCCCGGAACCGGGAAAACGCTACTCGCCAAAGCTGTGGCACACAGGACGCATGCTACTTTCATAAGGGTGGTAGGTTCTGAACTTGTACAGAAATACATAGGTGATGGTGCAAAGCTTGTCCGTGACATCTTCGAGATGGCAAGAAAGAAAGCACCTGCTATCATATTTATCGATGAGCTGGATGCCATTGCTGCTACACGTTTGAATGACACCAATGGTGCAGACCGTGAGGTGCAGCGAACTCTCATGCAGCTGCTCGCCGAGATGGACGGTTTTGACAACAGGGGTGACATTCGCATAATAGCCGCAACCAATCGTCCGGACGTACTTGATCCGGCAATAGTCCGCCCGGGAAGGTTCGACCGTGTTATCGAGATCCCTCTTCCTGATCAGGTTGGTCGTGAAGCCATATTCCGCATCCATACTGACTTGCTTTCAATTGATGGCAACGTTGATCATGAGAAACTTGCCAAACTAACTGAAGGTGCAAGTGGTGCGGACATCGGAGCTATTGTCATGGAGGCAGGTATGTTCGCGGTTCGCCAGAACAATGACAGTATCAGTATGTCTAACCTGGTCGAAGCTGTGGAAAAGGTCATGTCATCACCGGATGTCATAACTGACCAGTCATTGCAGATGTTCTCATAA
- a CDS encoding signal recognition particle protein Srp19 has translation MSSNLCHMMMRDKGKLVIWPANLDRSRSRKDGRIISRKSSVEKPDLRELSKAAEKLNLNPEVEADKKYPRSWWEGSGRILVDNEEPKTMVARKIAKAIKEARGG, from the coding sequence ATGAGTTCCAATCTATGCCACATGATGATGCGTGACAAAGGGAAACTGGTTATCTGGCCGGCAAACCTGGACAGGTCCAGGTCCAGAAAAGATGGCAGGATCATCTCCAGGAAAAGTTCTGTGGAGAAACCCGATCTCAGAGAACTCTCAAAAGCAGCTGAGAAGCTGAACCTGAACCCTGAGGTAGAGGCTGATAAAAAATATCCTCGCTCCTGGTGGGAAGGAAGCGGTCGTATACTGGTTGATAATGAAGAGCCAAAGACCATGGTTGCGAGAAAGATCGCAAAAGCAATTAAAGAAGCACGTGGTGGCTGA
- the glmM gene encoding phosphoglucosamine mutase: protein MAFFGTNGVRGIANEYITPQLAIDVAKSLGTYMGSKGIIAVGRDTRISGEMLKSAAIAGALSTGVTVIDIGTAPIPAIQYYVRDHADAGIGVTASHNPREYNGIKLVAGDGSEFSREGEKVVEKIYMSKEFSTANWDRTGNFHIDNNANEYYINGVINSVNAENIREKKFKVVVDTGCGAGSLTLPFLLRRLGCEVITLNAQIDGTFPWRNPEPTPDVLTELADIVKSRGADMGVAQDGDADRAVFFDENGDFIDEEILLSMMAKYILENNKGPIVTPVSSSQRMLDVAEEAEVELHWTAVGSINVARKMMETGAVFGGEGNGGLIFPEHQYCRDGAMAAAKLLEIMASGKTLSDLVKSVPEYFNSKTKIRCTELQAAMESIKEHVMGGKYEVDTTDGVKVWHKDGWLLIRPSGTEPIIRIFAEAKTKGRAEELMNEGVELVEKCKA, encoded by the coding sequence ATGGCATTTTTCGGTACAAACGGAGTAAGGGGCATTGCCAATGAATACATCACACCACAGCTTGCAATAGATGTTGCAAAAAGCCTTGGGACCTATATGGGCTCAAAGGGAATAATCGCTGTCGGTCGTGACACAAGAATATCAGGAGAGATGCTAAAATCTGCAGCTATCGCAGGAGCACTTTCCACAGGAGTTACTGTCATAGACATAGGCACCGCACCAATTCCTGCAATACAATATTATGTAAGAGACCATGCTGATGCAGGCATCGGAGTTACCGCATCCCACAATCCCAGAGAATACAACGGGATAAAGCTGGTTGCTGGGGATGGAAGCGAATTCTCACGAGAAGGAGAGAAAGTTGTAGAAAAGATCTACATGTCAAAGGAGTTCTCCACCGCAAACTGGGACAGAACAGGCAACTTCCACATAGATAACAATGCCAACGAATACTACATCAACGGCGTCATCAATTCAGTGAATGCTGAGAATATAAGGGAAAAGAAGTTCAAGGTCGTTGTGGATACCGGCTGCGGCGCCGGCTCCCTCACATTACCATTCCTGCTCAGGAGACTTGGGTGCGAGGTCATCACACTTAATGCACAGATCGATGGGACATTCCCATGGCGCAACCCAGAGCCTACACCTGATGTCCTGACAGAGCTTGCAGACATCGTGAAGAGCAGAGGTGCAGACATGGGTGTTGCACAGGACGGAGATGCTGACAGGGCAGTTTTCTTCGATGAGAACGGAGATTTCATTGATGAGGAGATACTCCTTTCCATGATGGCAAAATACATCCTGGAAAATAACAAAGGTCCTATCGTTACACCGGTAAGCTCTTCACAGAGAATGCTGGACGTTGCTGAGGAAGCAGAGGTCGAACTTCACTGGACAGCCGTCGGTTCCATCAATGTTGCAAGAAAGATGATGGAAACAGGCGCGGTCTTTGGAGGAGAGGGTAATGGCGGACTTATCTTCCCGGAGCACCAGTATTGCCGTGACGGCGCCATGGCAGCTGCAAAACTGCTTGAGATAATGGCATCTGGAAAGACATTATCAGACCTTGTGAAAAGTGTCCCTGAATATTTCAATTCCAAGACGAAGATCCGCTGCACCGAACTTCAGGCAGCCATGGAGAGCATAAAGGAACACGTCATGGGTGGAAAATACGAAGTTGATACCACCGATGGTGTCAAGGTCTGGCACAAGGACGGCTGGTTGCTCATCAGACCATCAGGAACCGAACCCATAATACGCATATTCGCAGAGGCAAAAACAAAGGGAAGAGCTGAAGAGCTCATGAACGAAGGTGTGGAACTGGTAGAAAAGTGCAAGGCCTGA
- a CDS encoding multiprotein bridging factor aMBF1: protein MQCEICGTEIKGQAVDVTIDGSQLKVCSKCSQYGTAVKARSPVSRKISPVSPQIRRDVPKRTGQRRDPFAELNDELVDEYDKLIRDAREKRGWSQEVLAAKVKEKASLIKKIERAEIVPEDSVRKKIEKTLNIHLTERLGEGEWNADRLNKGTTLGDIVTIKRK from the coding sequence ATGCAATGCGAAATATGTGGCACAGAGATCAAAGGACAGGCAGTAGACGTCACAATTGATGGAAGCCAGCTTAAAGTGTGCAGCAAATGCTCACAGTATGGAACTGCAGTAAAAGCTCGCTCACCCGTGTCCAGGAAGATATCACCAGTATCTCCCCAAATAAGAAGAGATGTCCCAAAAAGGACTGGACAAAGGCGCGATCCTTTTGCAGAACTTAACGATGAACTTGTTGATGAATACGACAAGCTCATACGCGATGCCCGTGAAAAACGAGGATGGAGCCAGGAAGTGCTTGCCGCAAAAGTAAAAGAAAAGGCATCACTTATCAAGAAGATCGAACGAGCAGAGATCGTCCCCGAAGATTCTGTAAGGAAGAAGATCGAAAAAACACTTAATATCCACCTTACAGAACGCCTTGGTGAAGGGGAATGGAATGCTGATCGCCTGAACAAAGGTACTACCCTTGGCGATATTGTGACCATCAAGAGAAAATAA
- a CDS encoding S-methyl-5-thioribose-1-phosphate isomerase, whose product MRTIDWNDEAKSITLVDQTYLPKELKIIECDNLASICEAIRSLRVRGAPALAAAGGFGMALAVTLSSATSMEMLLKDLKVAGDTLKATRPTAINLAWAVNRVLKATEDAYDLDSIQDIVISEALRIADDDVKINKAIGKHGHRLLEDGDRVMTHCNAGRMACVDWGTALGVIRSAVEKGKEIEVIACETRPLNQGGRITTWELMQDNIPVTLITDSMSGHVMKNGMVDKVIVGADRITQDVVFNKIGTYTHSVLAREHEIPFFVAAPVSTFDPNGWEETVKIEERDGDELRYIGNEQIAPANVKVYNPAFDATPMENITAIVTEKGIFQPPFLLDEVIM is encoded by the coding sequence ATGAGAACAATAGACTGGAATGATGAAGCCAAAAGTATCACATTGGTAGACCAGACATACCTGCCAAAAGAGCTCAAGATCATTGAATGCGATAACCTTGCTTCAATTTGTGAGGCAATAAGGTCACTGAGGGTCAGGGGTGCTCCTGCACTCGCAGCAGCTGGCGGGTTTGGAATGGCACTTGCAGTAACCCTCAGCAGTGCAACATCCATGGAAATGTTGCTCAAGGACCTGAAGGTCGCTGGTGACACACTCAAAGCAACACGGCCTACAGCGATAAATCTTGCATGGGCTGTTAACAGGGTGCTAAAAGCAACAGAAGATGCCTATGACCTTGACAGCATACAGGACATTGTGATATCCGAGGCACTTAGAATTGCAGATGATGATGTGAAGATCAATAAAGCCATCGGAAAGCACGGCCACAGGCTGCTTGAAGACGGTGACAGGGTAATGACACACTGCAATGCCGGTAGGATGGCATGTGTGGACTGGGGCACAGCACTGGGAGTTATCAGATCTGCAGTGGAAAAGGGAAAAGAGATAGAGGTCATTGCCTGTGAGACACGGCCGTTGAACCAGGGTGGCCGTATCACCACATGGGAACTTATGCAGGACAACATCCCGGTCACGCTTATCACAGATTCCATGTCCGGCCATGTGATGAAGAACGGCATGGTTGACAAAGTAATAGTGGGTGCAGACAGGATCACACAGGACGTTGTCTTCAACAAGATCGGAACTTACACACACTCAGTGCTTGCAAGGGAACATGAGATCCCATTCTTTGTTGCAGCACCGGTCTCTACATTCGATCCCAATGGATGGGAAGAGACAGTAAAGATCGAAGAGAGGGATGGAGATGAACTTCGCTATATTGGCAATGAACAGATAGCTCCGGCGAATGTAAAGGTATATAATCCGGCTTTTGATGCCACCCCGATGGAGAATATCACTGCCATTGTTACTGAAAAGGGAATATTCCAGCCACCATTCCTCCTGGATGAAGTGATAATGTAA
- the proC gene encoding pyrroline-5-carboxylate reductase, whose amino-acid sequence MHLTDKKIGFIGTGKMGESLIRGILGAHSDISIYASDVYEPALEKLNNELGISVSTDNSHTIANSDIVVLAIKPQILKDILARIKDDITSDKLVISIAAGVPLAAIEDELNSDTRVIRVMPNIAATVAEAASAICTGSNATKEDAEVALEIFRSLGSAIEVPEKLMDAVTGLSGSGPAYIFPVIEAMADGAVYEGLDRASAITLAAQTVLGAAKMVLETGMHPGELKDMVTSPAGTTIRGIHTLEESGIRAAFMNAVIESSTRSKELGK is encoded by the coding sequence ATGCACCTTACAGACAAGAAGATCGGATTCATAGGCACAGGAAAAATGGGAGAATCCCTCATAAGAGGTATCCTTGGAGCGCACAGCGACATCAGTATCTATGCAAGTGATGTCTACGAACCTGCCCTGGAGAAACTTAATAATGAACTTGGCATCAGCGTTTCCACAGACAATTCCCATACCATCGCGAACTCCGATATTGTCGTTCTTGCAATCAAACCACAGATACTTAAAGATATACTTGCACGGATAAAAGATGACATCACATCCGACAAGCTTGTAATATCAATTGCTGCCGGCGTTCCTCTTGCAGCTATAGAAGATGAGTTGAACAGCGATACAAGGGTCATACGAGTAATGCCAAATATCGCTGCAACAGTCGCTGAAGCTGCATCTGCAATATGTACAGGAAGCAATGCAACCAAAGAGGATGCAGAGGTCGCACTCGAGATATTCAGATCTCTTGGAAGTGCAATCGAAGTCCCGGAAAAGCTCATGGACGCAGTCACAGGACTTTCAGGCAGTGGGCCTGCATACATATTCCCTGTTATTGAGGCAATGGCAGACGGTGCGGTCTATGAAGGACTTGACCGTGCAAGCGCCATAACACTTGCAGCACAGACAGTTCTTGGTGCCGCAAAGATGGTCCTTGAGACAGGAATGCATCCGGGAGAGCTTAAGGACATGGTCACATCCCCTGCAGGAACCACGATTCGAGGAATACACACCCTCGAAGAAAGTGGCATCAGGGCTGCTTTCATGAATGCAGTAATTGAGTCATCCACAAGGTCAAAGGAGCTAGGTAAGTAA
- a CDS encoding endonuclease dU has protein sequence MVFHIKPEIRILGIDDSALIRDNILIVGAFFRGGQWLDGVMRSEVTRDGMDATDRMVKMVTSSKHYDQIRVIMLDGVTYGGFNPVDIVKLNEDTGIPVIVLMREIPDIEKIKKALCNLPDADERLQTMMRAGRVIKTISKDPSNPVFIQCAGIEACLACEIVRLSSTRGNIPEPLRIAHMIATGIVCGESRGKA, from the coding sequence TTGGTTTTTCATATCAAACCGGAGATAAGAATACTTGGCATCGATGATTCTGCACTGATACGTGACAATATACTGATAGTCGGGGCTTTCTTCAGGGGGGGGCAGTGGCTGGATGGGGTAATGCGTTCTGAGGTCACTCGGGATGGGATGGATGCTACTGACCGCATGGTGAAAATGGTAACTTCCAGCAAGCATTATGATCAGATAAGGGTCATTATGCTGGATGGTGTCACATACGGTGGTTTCAATCCTGTGGACATTGTAAAGTTGAACGAGGATACCGGCATCCCTGTTATTGTCCTTATGCGTGAGATACCGGACATTGAAAAAATAAAAAAAGCCCTGTGTAATCTGCCGGATGCCGATGAGCGATTGCAGACGATGATGCGCGCAGGCCGGGTCATCAAGACAATATCAAAGGACCCCTCAAATCCTGTTTTCATTCAGTGTGCAGGTATTGAAGCCTGTTTGGCATGTGAGATCGTACGTTTGTCTTCCACAAGGGGTAACATTCCAGAACCATTGCGCATTGCTCATATGATCGCCACAGGCATTGTCTGTGGCGAGTCAAGAGGGAAGGCCTGA
- a CDS encoding preprotein translocase subunit Sec61beta — translation MAKQKSGGSGLMSSAGLMTYYDADKRAIHLQPKTVMVFGALCGIVILALSAGFGLWP, via the coding sequence ATGGCTAAACAAAAATCTGGCGGAAGCGGACTTATGTCATCCGCAGGTCTTATGACATATTATGATGCAGATAAAAGAGCAATTCACCTGCAGCCAAAGACAGTTATGGTCTTTGGAGCACTCTGTGGAATTGTTATTCTTGCATTAAGTGCAGGTTTTGGCCTCTGGCCATAA
- a CDS encoding DUF356 domain-containing protein: MKSFAVIRAEDPNKIKIALHDLEHYGSMKFGSNPKRIEPSYADQLLVSVSGVPLKAKCNSAALVELDTNAGAAISKLRKIHPPAHVVIVSPRHDAFEELADSSELYPEFDRAFEI; the protein is encoded by the coding sequence ATGAAATCTTTTGCGGTGATTCGGGCAGAGGACCCGAATAAAATAAAAATAGCTTTGCACGATCTTGAACACTATGGAAGTATGAAGTTTGGATCAAATCCAAAAAGGATTGAACCATCATATGCAGATCAGCTTCTTGTAAGCGTTTCAGGAGTACCATTAAAAGCAAAATGTAATTCTGCTGCTTTGGTGGAACTTGATACCAACGCAGGCGCTGCGATCAGTAAGTTGAGGAAGATACATCCTCCGGCACATGTTGTAATCGTCAGTCCGAGACATGATGCTTTTGAGGAACTCGCAGACAGTTCCGAGCTTTACCCTGAATTTGACAGGGCATTCGAAATATAA
- a CDS encoding HD domain-containing protein, whose amino-acid sequence MTKPRVFHDPVHGTIILSELEQLLIDTPQFQRLRGIQQLGLADVVFPGANHTRFEHSVGTMHTASLLGNYLELEDESVLKLRLAGLLHDIGHSAFSHAVESILKRDPEIRPKVNGKGFLTHEAFTKHIVSEVLPGTSVISRFVNDELGRDPYDFFSEISKIATGDISIEKPYLSQLMSGDIDADRIDFLLRDSYHTGVSLGLIDLDQIIQCLCIRGDNVVLGDPEAGSFGEELTLAAVESMLIARSHHYTAIIHHPLTQSVRVMLLNALESTLLKLRGEMGDEAVAEMVAEFFTSYNDADLLNLISRNGDETSRKLLSDIRDGRIYTPVARFNQKTLSPGTRMALSTIAQHGVATKMLEKGLEKELGDVLVDLSIATGVPKSAMVIAGGHENFFYDESALANGLVRAISRQMSLTAFTHPDAAIGSELASAQEKMRDLVDDLSPRLLNFIRGDQYLPIEGLILLLYAIHKLFEVEKDGFISIPRIRNITWLYRNVAFFREDSRLKYLFDYDFHTRYGFPYSNKVYEDIQLLVAMGIVDEDLRYFEKDGRFRQRYEYAFTDAGVQYAASIVDSYGREFGMITEYLTVNKHSIPRDIVTIPLARYQRDRKKRTSGANR is encoded by the coding sequence ATGACAAAACCCAGGGTGTTCCATGACCCTGTTCACGGAACTATCATTTTATCCGAATTAGAACAACTTCTGATCGACACTCCTCAGTTCCAGAGACTTCGGGGCATACAGCAACTAGGGCTTGCAGACGTCGTATTTCCAGGTGCTAATCATACACGCTTTGAGCACAGCGTTGGTACCATGCACACAGCATCTCTTTTAGGTAATTATCTTGAACTTGAGGACGAGTCTGTACTGAAACTCAGGCTTGCAGGTCTTCTTCATGACATTGGTCATTCTGCTTTTTCTCACGCTGTGGAAAGTATCCTCAAAAGAGATCCTGAGATAAGGCCGAAAGTGAATGGCAAAGGCTTCCTTACGCATGAGGCTTTTACAAAACATATCGTTTCAGAGGTCCTGCCGGGAACGTCTGTTATTTCCAGATTTGTAAATGATGAGCTTGGTCGGGACCCTTATGATTTCTTTTCCGAGATCTCAAAGATCGCCACAGGTGATATTTCCATTGAAAAACCGTACCTTTCACAATTGATGTCCGGTGATATCGATGCAGATCGGATCGACTTTTTGCTTAGGGACTCGTATCATACGGGGGTATCGCTGGGGCTCATCGATCTTGACCAGATCATACAATGTCTCTGCATCAGGGGGGATAATGTGGTCCTTGGTGATCCTGAGGCTGGAAGTTTCGGTGAGGAACTGACACTTGCAGCAGTAGAATCCATGCTTATTGCCCGCTCCCATCACTACACTGCTATCATACATCACCCTCTCACACAGTCTGTGAGGGTGATGCTTCTGAATGCCCTGGAAAGCACTTTGTTAAAACTGAGGGGAGAAATGGGAGATGAGGCAGTTGCTGAAATGGTGGCAGAGTTCTTTACAAGTTATAATGATGCTGACCTGCTCAATCTGATAAGCAGGAATGGCGATGAGACTTCAAGGAAGCTGTTGAGCGATATCCGTGATGGCAGGATATATACTCCTGTGGCAAGGTTCAATCAAAAGACGCTCTCTCCCGGAACAAGGATGGCACTTTCCACGATCGCACAACACGGTGTGGCAACAAAAATGCTGGAGAAAGGGCTTGAGAAGGAATTAGGTGATGTGCTTGTGGACCTTAGCATTGCAACAGGTGTTCCAAAGAGTGCAATGGTCATCGCAGGTGGTCATGAGAATTTCTTCTATGATGAATCTGCTCTTGCCAATGGACTGGTGCGTGCTATATCCAGGCAGATGTCCCTTACGGCTTTCACTCATCCGGATGCAGCTATAGGTTCAGAATTGGCCTCCGCACAAGAAAAGATGCGTGATCTTGTTGATGACCTCTCTCCGAGATTGCTGAATTTTATAAGGGGTGATCAGTACCTGCCGATCGAAGGTCTGATTCTTCTTCTTTATGCTATCCACAAGCTTTTCGAGGTGGAAAAGGACGGCTTCATCTCAATTCCACGTATCAGGAACATTACATGGCTGTATCGGAATGTAGCATTCTTCAGGGAGGACAGCAGGTTAAAATACCTGTTCGACTATGATTTCCACACAAGATACGGTTTCCCTTACAGCAACAAGGTCTATGAGGACATTCAGCTGCTGGTCGCCATGGGTATTGTGGACGAGGATCTGCGCTACTTTGAGAAGGACGGACGCTTCAGGCAGCGTTATGAATATGCTTTCACCGATGCAGGTGTGCAGTATGCTGCTTCGATTGTTGATTCCTATGGGCGTGAGTTCGGGATGATAACCGAGTATCTTACAGTGAACAAACATTCAATACCTCGCGATATTGTGACAATTCCTCTGGCAAGGTACCAAAGGGACAGGAAAAAAAGGACATCAGGTGCAAATAGATGA